Proteins encoded in a region of the Chelonoidis abingdonii isolate Lonesome George chromosome 2, CheloAbing_2.0, whole genome shotgun sequence genome:
- the FAM110B gene encoding protein FAM110B encodes MPTETLQTGSMVKPVSPAVTFTSAVPLRILNKGPDYFRRQAEPNPKRLSAVERLEADKAKYVKSQEVINAKQEPVKPAVLAKPPVCPAAKRALGSPTLKVFNNNAKTESGVQRENLKLEILKNIINSSEGSSSGSGHKYNSRNWPPHRSDSAELNRHSFAESLKVYPTQGRSSPQESNSNVSRRLLEQSAETFLHVSHSSSDIRKVTSGKPLKAIPCSSSAPPLPPKPKITAITTLKSPDIDTVESSCGVSRRPSLQRSKSDLSDRYFRVDADVERFFNYCGLDPEELENLGMENFARANSDIISLNFRSASMISSDCEQSQDSNSDLRNDDSANDRVPYGISAIERNARIIKWLYSIKQARESQKVSHV; translated from the coding sequence ATGCCTACAGAAACACTACAGACAGGTAGCATGGTGAAACCAGTCAGTCCTGCTGTCACTTTCACATCTGCCGTTCCTCTTCGCATCTTAAACAAAGGACCAGACTATTTTCGCAGGCAGGCAGAGCCTAATCCAAAAAGACTTAGTGCTGTGGAGAGACTGGAAGCTGATAAGGCGAAATATGTAAAGAGCCAAGAGGTCATCAATGCCAAACAAGAGCCTGTAAAGCCAGCAGTGCTTGCAAAGCCACCGGTTTGCCCTGCCGCCAAGCGAGCATTGGGTAGCCCTACCTTGAAAGTGTTCAACAATAATGCAAAGACTGAGAGTGGTGTCCagagagaaaatttaaaattagaGATTTTGAAAAACATCATTAATAGCTCGGAAGGCTCCAGCTCAGGTTCAGGTCACAAATATAATTCACGAAACTGGCCTCCCCACAGATCTGATTCAGCAGAGCTGAACCGGCATTCGTTTGCAGAATCTCTAAAGGTCTACCCCACCCAGGGCCGGAGCAGCCCTCAAGAAAGCAACTCCAACGTGAGCAGAAGGCTCTTAGAACAGTCAGCGGAGACTTTCTTGCACGTTTCCCATAGCTCATCAGACATTAGAAAAGTAACTAGTGGTAAGCCCTTAAAAGCAATACCCTGCAGTAGTTCAGCTCCACCTCTCCCTCCAAAACCCAAAATTACTGCCATCACCACCTTGAAGTCCCCAGATATCGACACAGTAGAATCCAGTTGTGGAGTCAGTCGAAGACCTTCCCTACAACGATCAAAATCAGACTTAAGTGACAGATACTTTCGTGTTGATGCAGATGTTGAACGATTCTTCAACTACTGTGGACTGGATCCTGAAGAGCTTGAAAACCTTGGGATGGAAAATTTTGCAAGGGCTAACTCTGATATTATATCCCTCAACTTTCGCAGTGCAAGCATGATTAGCTCAGACTGTGAACAGTCTCAGGACAGCAACAGTGACCTTAGAAATGATGACAGTGCCAATGACCGTGTGCCATATGGTATTTCTGCAATTGAAAGAAATGCCAGAATCATCAAGTGGTTGTATAGCATCAAGCAAGCTAGAGAGTCACAGAAAGTGTCCCATGTGTGA